The following proteins are encoded in a genomic region of Procambarus clarkii isolate CNS0578487 chromosome 23, FALCON_Pclarkii_2.0, whole genome shotgun sequence:
- the LOC138367876 gene encoding uncharacterized protein isoform X6, with product MATGGNNKDTHYDHMRCYVDSKLMRSRNLISKETYDEIHQVLQYGISASDKIEKYIAENKLSVHGDQIVSETEEGSVVLLHAENIYKALLEIYKENEPFVNIKNFYPRVKTIYAGITKAYTEEFAKTYKLFETTIKEERDALTPSITIEGKVWGKEEISNLIDKNEDLINKNEDLINKNEDLINKNEDLQKKLKTSETN from the exons ATGGCCACTGGTGGCAATAATAAAG ATACCCACTACGACCACATGAGATGCTATGTGGATAGCAAATTGATGAGGTCAAGAAATCTTATTTCAAAAGAGACCTATGATGAGATACATCAAGTTTTACAATATGGAATTTCAGCGAGTGACAAAATAGAGAAATACATCGCCGAAAACAAGCTGAGTGTTCATGGCGATCAGATTGTCTCAGAGACAGAGGAAG GCAGTGTGGTGCTTCTGCACGCTGAAAATATTTACAAGGCACTGCTGgaaatatataaagaaaatgaGCCTTTTGTAAATATAAAAAATTTCTACCCCCGGGTGAAGACGATATATGCTGGGATAACCAAGGCATACACAGAAGAATTTGCAAAGACCTACAAACTCTTTGAAAC GACCATCAAGGAAGAGAGAGACGCCCTCACACCTTCAATAACAATTGAAGGGAAGGTGTGGGGTAAAGAAGAGATCTCCAATCTTATTGATAAGAATGAAGATCTTATCAATAAGAATGAAGATCTTATCAATAAGAATGAAGATCTTATCAATAAGAATGAAGATCTCcagaaaaaattaaaaacaagTGAG ACAAATTAG
- the LOC138367876 gene encoding uncharacterized protein isoform X3, whose amino-acid sequence MATGGNNKDTHYDHMRCYVDSKLMRSRNLISKETYDEIHQVLQYGISASDKIEKYIAENKLSVHGDQIVSETEEGSVVLLHAENIYKALLEIYKENEPFVNIKNFYPRVKTIYAGITKAYTEEFAKTYKLFETTIKEERDALTPSITIEGKVWGKEEISNLINKNEDLINKNEDLQKKLKTSEERQEVYRRYIQSLEERLKKCEETVKEHKQCVQTEHSLKERLKKYETN is encoded by the exons ATGGCCACTGGTGGCAATAATAAAG ATACCCACTACGACCACATGAGATGCTATGTGGATAGCAAATTGATGAGGTCAAGAAATCTTATTTCAAAAGAGACCTATGATGAGATACATCAAGTTTTACAATATGGAATTTCAGCGAGTGACAAAATAGAGAAATACATCGCCGAAAACAAGCTGAGTGTTCATGGCGATCAGATTGTCTCAGAGACAGAGGAAG GCAGTGTGGTGCTTCTGCACGCTGAAAATATTTACAAGGCACTGCTGgaaatatataaagaaaatgaGCCTTTTGTAAATATAAAAAATTTCTACCCCCGGGTGAAGACGATATATGCTGGGATAACCAAGGCATACACAGAAGAATTTGCAAAGACCTACAAACTCTTTGAAAC GACCATCAAGGAAGAGAGAGACGCCCTCACACCTTCAATAACAATTGAAGGGAAGGTGTGGGGTAAAGAAGAGATCTCCAATCTTAT CAATAAGAATGAAGATCTTATCAATAAGAATGAAGATCTCcagaaaaaattaaaaacaagTGAG GAGAGACAGGAAGTATACCGGAGGTATATTCAGAGTCTAGAAGAAAGACTGAAGAAATGTGAG GAGACAGTGAAGGAACACAAACAATGTGTTCAAACAGAGCATAGTCTGAAGGAAAGACTGAAGAAATATGAG ACAAATTAG
- the LOC138367876 gene encoding uncharacterized protein isoform X4, giving the protein MATGGNNKDTHYDHMRCYVDSKLMRSRNLISKETYDEIHQVLQYGISASDKIEKYIAENKLSVHGDQIVSETEEGSVVLLHAENIYKALLEIYKENEPFVNIKNFYPRVKTIYAGITKAYTEEFAKTYKLFETTIKEERDALTPSITIEGKVWGKEEISNLIDKNEDLINKNEDLINKNEDLINKNEDLQKKLKTSEERQEVYRRYIQSLEERLKKCETN; this is encoded by the exons ATGGCCACTGGTGGCAATAATAAAG ATACCCACTACGACCACATGAGATGCTATGTGGATAGCAAATTGATGAGGTCAAGAAATCTTATTTCAAAAGAGACCTATGATGAGATACATCAAGTTTTACAATATGGAATTTCAGCGAGTGACAAAATAGAGAAATACATCGCCGAAAACAAGCTGAGTGTTCATGGCGATCAGATTGTCTCAGAGACAGAGGAAG GCAGTGTGGTGCTTCTGCACGCTGAAAATATTTACAAGGCACTGCTGgaaatatataaagaaaatgaGCCTTTTGTAAATATAAAAAATTTCTACCCCCGGGTGAAGACGATATATGCTGGGATAACCAAGGCATACACAGAAGAATTTGCAAAGACCTACAAACTCTTTGAAAC GACCATCAAGGAAGAGAGAGACGCCCTCACACCTTCAATAACAATTGAAGGGAAGGTGTGGGGTAAAGAAGAGATCTCCAATCTTATTGATAAGAATGAAGATCTTATCAATAAGAATGAAGATCTTATCAATAAGAATGAAGATCTTATCAATAAGAATGAAGATCTCcagaaaaaattaaaaacaagTGAG GAGAGACAGGAAGTATACCGGAGGTATATTCAGAGTCTAGAAGAAAGACTGAAGAAATGTGAG ACAAATTAG
- the LOC138367876 gene encoding uncharacterized protein isoform X2, with translation MRCYVDSKLMRSRNLISKETYDEIHQVLQYGISASDKIEKYIAENKLSVHGDQIVSETEEGSVVLLHAENIYKALLEIYKENEPFVNIKNFYPRVKTIYAGITKAYTEEFAKTYKLFETTIKEERDALTPSITIEGKVWGKEEISNLIDKNEDLINKNEDLINKNEDLINKNEDLQKKLKTSEERQEVYRRYIQSLEERLKKCEETVKEHKQCVQTEHSLKERLKKYETN, from the exons ATGAGATGCTATGTGGATAGCAAATTGATGAGGTCAAGAAATCTTATTTCAAAAGAGACCTATGATGAGATACATCAAGTTTTACAATATGGAATTTCAGCGAGTGACAAAATAGAGAAATACATCGCCGAAAACAAGCTGAGTGTTCATGGCGATCAGATTGTCTCAGAGACAGAGGAAG GCAGTGTGGTGCTTCTGCACGCTGAAAATATTTACAAGGCACTGCTGgaaatatataaagaaaatgaGCCTTTTGTAAATATAAAAAATTTCTACCCCCGGGTGAAGACGATATATGCTGGGATAACCAAGGCATACACAGAAGAATTTGCAAAGACCTACAAACTCTTTGAAAC GACCATCAAGGAAGAGAGAGACGCCCTCACACCTTCAATAACAATTGAAGGGAAGGTGTGGGGTAAAGAAGAGATCTCCAATCTTATTGATAAGAATGAAGATCTTATCAATAAGAATGAAGATCTTATCAATAAGAATGAAGATCTTATCAATAAGAATGAAGATCTCcagaaaaaattaaaaacaagTGAG GAGAGACAGGAAGTATACCGGAGGTATATTCAGAGTCTAGAAGAAAGACTGAAGAAATGTGAG GAGACAGTGAAGGAACACAAACAATGTGTTCAAACAGAGCATAGTCTGAAGGAAAGACTGAAGAAATATGAG ACAAATTAG
- the LOC138367876 gene encoding uncharacterized protein isoform X1 codes for MATGGNNKDTHYDHMRCYVDSKLMRSRNLISKETYDEIHQVLQYGISASDKIEKYIAENKLSVHGDQIVSETEEGSVVLLHAENIYKALLEIYKENEPFVNIKNFYPRVKTIYAGITKAYTEEFAKTYKLFETTIKEERDALTPSITIEGKVWGKEEISNLIDKNEDLINKNEDLINKNEDLINKNEDLQKKLKTSEERQEVYRRYIQSLEERLKKCEETVKEHKQCVQTEHSLKERLKKYETN; via the exons ATGGCCACTGGTGGCAATAATAAAG ATACCCACTACGACCACATGAGATGCTATGTGGATAGCAAATTGATGAGGTCAAGAAATCTTATTTCAAAAGAGACCTATGATGAGATACATCAAGTTTTACAATATGGAATTTCAGCGAGTGACAAAATAGAGAAATACATCGCCGAAAACAAGCTGAGTGTTCATGGCGATCAGATTGTCTCAGAGACAGAGGAAG GCAGTGTGGTGCTTCTGCACGCTGAAAATATTTACAAGGCACTGCTGgaaatatataaagaaaatgaGCCTTTTGTAAATATAAAAAATTTCTACCCCCGGGTGAAGACGATATATGCTGGGATAACCAAGGCATACACAGAAGAATTTGCAAAGACCTACAAACTCTTTGAAAC GACCATCAAGGAAGAGAGAGACGCCCTCACACCTTCAATAACAATTGAAGGGAAGGTGTGGGGTAAAGAAGAGATCTCCAATCTTATTGATAAGAATGAAGATCTTATCAATAAGAATGAAGATCTTATCAATAAGAATGAAGATCTTATCAATAAGAATGAAGATCTCcagaaaaaattaaaaacaagTGAG GAGAGACAGGAAGTATACCGGAGGTATATTCAGAGTCTAGAAGAAAGACTGAAGAAATGTGAG GAGACAGTGAAGGAACACAAACAATGTGTTCAAACAGAGCATAGTCTGAAGGAAAGACTGAAGAAATATGAG ACAAATTAG
- the LOC138367876 gene encoding uncharacterized protein isoform X5 — translation MRCYVDSKLMRSRNLISKETYDEIHQVLQYGISASDKIEKYIAENKLSVHGDQIVSETEEGSVVLLHAENIYKALLEIYKENEPFVNIKNFYPRVKTIYAGITKAYTEEFAKTYKLFETTIKEERDALTPSITIEGKVWGKEEISNLIDKNEDLINKNEDLINKNEDLINKNEDLQKKLKTSEERQEVYRRYIQSLEERLKKCETN, via the exons ATGAGATGCTATGTGGATAGCAAATTGATGAGGTCAAGAAATCTTATTTCAAAAGAGACCTATGATGAGATACATCAAGTTTTACAATATGGAATTTCAGCGAGTGACAAAATAGAGAAATACATCGCCGAAAACAAGCTGAGTGTTCATGGCGATCAGATTGTCTCAGAGACAGAGGAAG GCAGTGTGGTGCTTCTGCACGCTGAAAATATTTACAAGGCACTGCTGgaaatatataaagaaaatgaGCCTTTTGTAAATATAAAAAATTTCTACCCCCGGGTGAAGACGATATATGCTGGGATAACCAAGGCATACACAGAAGAATTTGCAAAGACCTACAAACTCTTTGAAAC GACCATCAAGGAAGAGAGAGACGCCCTCACACCTTCAATAACAATTGAAGGGAAGGTGTGGGGTAAAGAAGAGATCTCCAATCTTATTGATAAGAATGAAGATCTTATCAATAAGAATGAAGATCTTATCAATAAGAATGAAGATCTTATCAATAAGAATGAAGATCTCcagaaaaaattaaaaacaagTGAG GAGAGACAGGAAGTATACCGGAGGTATATTCAGAGTCTAGAAGAAAGACTGAAGAAATGTGAG ACAAATTAG